The DNA window ATGAGATAGGACCCACCATCTATTATAAGAATGCTAGCTAAGGTTGTTGTGAACTTATAATGCAGACCGCCATTCGTGTCTATACCCACGTTACCTACAATGTCCCTACCTTCCAGATCAAAAACATAGGTTGTGTTGAGTTCCAGACCGTATAACCTTATTCTATGAACGAACGAAAGAACACTCGAATAAACTGTAAGTGTCGGAGAGTATACTCCATACTTAACTTTAGAAGTTGTTGGTTCGTTAGTTGTCCATGTAATCTCAGCGTAGTTTCCCGCGATGACCTCAACAGATACATTTGTTATTACAGGGGGTCTTCCATCCACATTTGCGTATGCGAAAACAGGAGAATGTGGTGCGGATTGATCGATATATTTTGCAACAATCCTATCTCCATCTGAAATTTGTAAAACCCCATTAGAATTCGTATGAGAAATAGAAATGCTCCCTTCAAAAATATGGCAACCCGAAGAGAGTTCCGTAAGAATTACTGTTTCACCATTTGGTTCTGTAGTGGAATTTACCACACCAGTAAGAAGCCCAGAAGCATCTAGATCTATAACTCGTAGTTTTATCATCCCCTCGAGAGAATACCAATATTTGTCCATATGTATTTCTCCCTGTGTGTCACTTAACCCTCCAGTGACTACTAGTGCAAAATCTTGAGGACCAAAAGGAACATTTACTGCAGATATCCTTACCCTATAAAGCCCTACTTCTGGCGTGTTCAAATAGACACACTCTTCTACGTTAGTGTTATCAGATATCCCTCCCGGAATTGATTGCCCATTTGCAAACACATTTCCTAAATATTGGGTCCCATTGGGTGCAACCACGATAAGGTCTAAGTCGTTTACAATCGCTCTAGAAGAGAGTGGCTCGCCAGGATAATCCGTCCATGCTAGAGTTATTTTCAACGGAACTGAAGAATTGGAAACATAGTATAGATATTCCACACAATCTCCAGTCAAAAGTCCGTCTCTGAAATCGACTACTCGCAACCTCTCAGTATCTCCATTGAAATACAATACTCTGTCTAGATTTATTATTCCCCATCCTATGTCGTTGTTAGGCACGGAGAACGCGGCAAATGGGACACCACTATTTATCAATGCGGCCTTTATCAGAGCCGCAGAAGGAGTAAAACCATTGCTGCTCACCTTCGTGCCGGTTGGATACCAACCTTCGGTAAAGTACTGCCTCACAAGTGCAGCACCACCTGCAGCTGTAGGAGTTGCCATCGAAGTGCCACTCATTGTAATGTATCCTGAGTTGTTTGAATGCAAATTCCCATCTGAGTCTGCAGACACAATATATCTACCTGGTGCGCATATCGTGGGTTTAAGGCGTCCATCTGCAGTTGGCCCCCTGCTCGAAAAGTCCGCAATCTCCGTCCCGTAATGAGAAGTCGCTCCTACGGTAACAATGTTCTTTGCAGTACCTGGGCTTCCGACTGTGTTTGGACCTGAGCCACTATTACCAGCTGCAAAAAAGATAAGCATGTCCTTGTGATACCACATAAACTCATCTGTCTGCATGGATTCGCTTGTATAGTTGTTACTTGAAGAACCCCAGGAGTTTGAGTGCAATCTGGCCCCATCATTGTATGCCCAAAGGAAAAGAGTATTAAGGTCTGGAGGTAATACGAGTACATCATTATATCCAGAGACATTACCGATGTCCGCAAATGAGAGCTTTGCACTCGGAGCTATACCTATTCCATTTAGATTAGTTCCACCCACATAGCTATTATTTCCAGCTACCGTACATGCTACATGCGTTCCATGACCAGAATAATCGCTGTCACTCTCATTTGCGTTCACATGATAGTTGACTATTTTCCTATGCTGGAGGTCTGGAGGTAGAGAACCCGGAGGATTAGAGTACTGGACTGGGAAGTGACTTGGATCCCTAAATGCTTCGTGGTCCCAATCAATACCAGTATCACTTACTCCAATTATCTGGTCATCACCATAAAGCCCATGATTCCAGATTGGCGTGTTTCCGCTTGTGCCTGACTGAATCACGCCTGCTGAAATTGAGTTAGATATTTTCATCTCGCTCCGCTTTTCTATCCATCGCACATCTGGCAAAAATGCAATTTTCTCAGCAAGTTTTGAGTTCATCTCCGCTATTATGGTTCCACCATCTCCGTACATTGATGGTGCTACATCTTTCACAATGCCTCCATTCTTTCTGATTGCCATAGCCACTCCATAAATGTTATCGAATACCAGAATTTTGAGCGTTTGAGAAGGTGTATCGTATACACTATTGTCTATCTTATAATATGGTTGATAAATTCCCCACCACTGCACAAACGGAAGATTTGCAATTTCCTGCATCTGGGAAAAAGTTGCTTTTACAGTATAGGCATTGTCGGGTATGTATGAAAGAATCTGACAGTGTTTAGAAAGCTGGACTTTCCAGTTTTCTTTTATTGGACCCTTCATTTGGACTATGTAAACTCCACTAACCCATCCAGGATAGGAAGATATCCTCAGATGGGAAGGGATCTCTGGTTCTCCTGCAGAGGTGGAAAATATAATCTTCTTCAGAAAAATCTGGTCGCTCGCATATCCACTCTGAACTTTATCATTTGCCTTCACCTCTTGGCCTGGCGTCAGTGGAACTATAAGAGATGCCATCACAATCGCAATCACCACAAATAGGATTTTCATCTTGTTGCCCCCAGTTTTCATAATTCTACCATAGTGCTTCATGGCTTCGCTCTATTTATACTTATCTGGTTTGGTTGTAGGAAAAGATATATAGATGAACTAGTTATGAGGTTGAGAACAGGAATTACTGAGGTATGGCTATGGCTGAAAAAACGGATGCAAAGCTGAAGTTATCAGATAGAGTAATAATGTGGTGCAACGAGCATGGAACTACAGTGCTTTACCTAGCAACAATATTCTTCATCGGATTGCTGATGCGGGTGTACTTTGCAACTGAACTTATAACACAGCATGGGCCTCTGTATCTCTACTCAGGAGGCTCGGACTCCTACTACCACTCCAGAGTAATTGAATACATTGTTGCCAATAAACACCACCTTGTTCTCGACACAATGTTAAACTATCCCACTGGTGCAATTAACCCAAGGGCACCATTGTTTGACTGGATGGTTGCTGTACTTGGCACTGTTCTCGCTCCGTTATTCGGAGGAGATGCGGTGCTTGCTGCCGCCTATGTGCTGGTTTACATTGCACCTATCTGGGGCTCCCTATGCATCTTCCCACTCTACTTTCTTACCAAAGACATTTTTGGAAGAAAAACTGCTCTGCTCTCAGTGTTCCTTCTCACATTCATGGAGGCACAGGTGGAGAGGAGCATTGCTACTTTTGGTAACTATCTCCCATTCTACATGTTCATGGTACTCACAATACTCTTCTTCTATGTTCGAACTATAAAAATGGTAGGAAGCCATAGATGGGTTAGTTCCTGGCAAAGCAGAGAGGAAATTGGAAAAGGACTGAAAGCATTTTTCAGAAATGAGAAAAGAGCTCTGCTCTATAGCGTGATGACTGGCGTGGCTTTCGGCGCTACCTCCATGGCATGGCAGGGTTTCACATATATGGAAGCAATCTTGCTCATCTATCTCTTTGCTCAGATTCTCCTCAATCATATTAGAAAGGTTGACTCTACAGGCGTATATATTGTTACGATGGTAGCAATGGGCGTTGGTTTCCTCCTCGCATTTCCATACTACTATGGTGACCAACTCATCCCAATCTGGTTTGATGTGCCTGTTTACCTTTACATTGGAGCTGCTGTACTTGGATTTATCTTCGTATCCTCCAGAGATGTTCCATGGATTATTGTGTTCCCTGCAGTAGGTGTCCTCCTCGGTGTCATAGCCCTCTCTGTTTATTTAATAAACCCTGGATATTTCGAAATAATCGTCTCAGGACAGGGTTACTTCGTCAAAACCAAAGTTTATTCCACTGTTGCAGAGGCGCAGGCACCTGACTTCAGTCGGGTGGTTCTGGCATTTGGTGCGGCAACTACATTTCTTGGTGTGCTTGGACTTGGATATCTCCTTTATAAAACCTACAAATCCTGGCGAATGGACTATATCTTCTTCGCAACATTCAGCACAATGTCAGTGTACCTTGCATCTACTGCAGGTAAGTTCACATTCCTCGGCTCTCCAATGTTTTCGGTGCTTTCTGCATGGTTCATTCTCCTCCTTATTAACATAGCCAATTTCTCAGAGATGCAAAAGACATTTGCGGGCACAATTGGTGGAGGACTCTGGAATGCTCTGAAAAAAAGTGTGAAGGTCACCCACGTAGTTGTGGTCCTCTTCATAGCATTCCTTGTAATTTTCCCGAATATCTGGTTTGCGGTGGATGCTTCCATACCGTATGAAACCAAGCGAAAGTTTGATAAGCAGGTCTATGAGGCCATGCCAGATTTTGCAAAGCCCACAGATTATGACAAAGTTAATGGTTCTTACAAGTATTTTGGTGCCTTTGGCTTCTCTGTGCCTTTGCCGTCATCTTACTGGCCCGATGCCTACAAGTGGCTTTCCAAGCAGGATATAAATGATACGCCAGATAAAAGGCCTGCCTTCGTAAGCTGGTGGGACTATGGATTTGAGGCCGTAGATGTAGGACATCATCCAACTGTAGCAGATAACTTCCAGAATGGAATTCCAATAGCAGGAAATTTCCTAATGGCTCAAAATGAAAGCCAGGGTATCTCCCTCATGATTGCACACCTTCTCTATGCATGGTACTACAAGGACAAAACCAAGTGTGAAGAAATATTCAAAGCAATTGAGGATGCGGGTGTGGACATAGCACCAGTAAAGGCACGATTGAATGACCCAAAAGGCACAGTGAAAATTGTGTTAGACAACCCAAGCGTCTTCGGTCCTAGATCGGCCGACCTGAATGTTCACAATGCATACTATACCTGGATGTCTGTCTATCTTCTAAGCAATTTAAACTTGAGACAGCTATCAGAACTTTACAATGTGGTTATGGACATTACTGGCAACAGAATATATTACTTTGCAGTTGACTCAAGGTTGTTCCCCTTCTCAGGGACCAATACAGGCATCTTCTATGCTCCTGCCAAACTATCAGACCAACGAATGAAGGGCAGAGGCGAGTCCGTACCCTATGATTATTACAATCTGAAAGCAATCAGTGAGTATGGTGGAGAATATGAGCTTGACGAAATTCCTGCTGGGGTTAGAATTGTTAACTATAAGATAGAATACAAGGATATGTTCTACAATTCTATGCTATACAGAATTTATGTAGGTTATAGTGGAAAGGACATTGGTATGGGCGATGGAATTCCTTCACTCACTTCTGGGTTCGAAAATTATCAGAGAATGCCTGGCTGGAACATGACGCATTTTAGAGTAGTGTATCTCACTGCCTACTGGAACCCGTACAAGGACTATCAGAATCACACCGATGCATGGAGAGCAATAAACTATGAGGAGGCCTACCAGAAGCAACTTAGTGGCGAAGGTGTTGTAGATCTAAATTCCAGAAGCAGCATAGGTCAGAGCGTGGCGATGATAAAGTACTTCCCGGGTGCGTTCTTCAATGGAACTTTGAAATTACCAGATGGTAGGATTGCTAAAGGACTCAGAATCACTGTGCAGGATGAATACGGGATTCCACATATGAGCACTATAACAGGGGATGATGGTAAGTATAACCTTATTTTACCATTTGGAAACATAAGCATTTTAGTAACTACTGGTGGCGAACTAAACAAGCAATCCATGACAGAGCGTATCCAGGTAGCAAGAATGACACTAAACATCTCCCAGGATGCGGCATACAGAAAGAATGTAGACAGTGACAGAGATGGGGTCTGGGATTATATTATCAATCGAGACATTGAGGTTGCACCTGCAACAATCAAAGGCACAGTTTACTGGGATAATGACAACAGCGGGAGTTATTCCTCAACTTCGGATACTGTGATTCCCAATGCAAAGGTCTACTTTGTAAGAAATGAGACAAATGATACTTACACTGTGACCACGGATGCAAGTGGCACCTACATTATCAATAATATCACTCCTGGAAGCTACAATGTCTCCGCAGTGGTTGACACCTACAAGACGATAACTCTGACCACAGAGGGAAAACCTAACGAACAGGTAACAGCAGACATAGGAATACAACCTGGCAAAATAGATGGAAATGTCTCGCTTGGAGAAAAAAAGATGGCTAATGTGACTGTAGCGCTAAAGCGTGAAAATGGCACAGTTACTACCACAACTTCAAATGAAACAGGCGAATTTGAATTTGAGCACCTACTGCCCGGAAATTACACCCTCTACATAGATGACCCTGAGTATGTGTCAGAGAAGATTGAAATCACACTTAATCAAGGTGAGCGTTCAACGCAAGCGCTCCAGATATTCGAAGCAGCAAAAGTGAAAGGAAAGCTGAAAATCGGAAATGCACCAGCAAGCTATGCAAGCGTGAGATTCATAAACCTAGACAACAGGAAATTGAGTGATACTGTAGTTGCTAATGCCAATGGAGAGTTCAATCTTTCTCTACCAACAGGTTTCATGTATTCTGTTTATGCTCTCATGATGAAAGGCAATGACAGATACACCCAGTTTACAAGCTTTATTTTGGAAAACGACATGGAAATTGTTCTAAACCTTCAAAAGGCAGTGAAAATCTATGGAGAGGTGAAGTCAAAACCTACAAATGAAATCATGTATGGCTACACGATGCAGATAGACAGGGGCAATGAAAAACTCTGGTTCTTCACAAATTACTCTGGTTATTAT is part of the Thermoplasmata archaeon genome and encodes:
- a CDS encoding S8 family serine peptidase; the protein is MKTGGNKMKILFVVIAIVMASLIVPLTPGQEVKANDKVQSGYASDQIFLKKIIFSTSAGEPEIPSHLRISSYPGWVSGVYIVQMKGPIKENWKVQLSKHCQILSYIPDNAYTVKATFSQMQEIANLPFVQWWGIYQPYYKIDNSVYDTPSQTLKILVFDNIYGVAMAIRKNGGIVKDVAPSMYGDGGTIIAEMNSKLAEKIAFLPDVRWIEKRSEMKISNSISAGVIQSGTSGNTPIWNHGLYGDDQIIGVSDTGIDWDHEAFRDPSHFPVQYSNPPGSLPPDLQHRKIVNYHVNANESDSDYSGHGTHVACTVAGNNSYVGGTNLNGIGIAPSAKLSFADIGNVSGYNDVLVLPPDLNTLFLWAYNDGARLHSNSWGSSSNNYTSESMQTDEFMWYHKDMLIFFAAGNSGSGPNTVGSPGTAKNIVTVGATSHYGTEIADFSSRGPTADGRLKPTICAPGRYIVSADSDGNLHSNNSGYITMSGTSMATPTAAGGAALVRQYFTEGWYPTGTKVSSNGFTPSAALIKAALINSGVPFAAFSVPNNDIGWGIINLDRVLYFNGDTERLRVVDFRDGLLTGDCVEYLYYVSNSSVPLKITLAWTDYPGEPLSSRAIVNDLDLIVVAPNGTQYLGNVFANGQSIPGGISDNTNVEECVYLNTPEVGLYRVRISAVNVPFGPQDFALVVTGGLSDTQGEIHMDKYWYSLEGMIKLRVIDLDASGLLTGVVNSTTEPNGETVILTELSSGCHIFEGSISISHTNSNGVLQISDGDRIVAKYIDQSAPHSPVFAYANVDGRPPVITNVSVEVIAGNYAEITWTTNEPTTSKVKYGVYSPTLTVYSSVLSFVHRIRLYGLELNTTYVFDLEGRDIVGNVGIDTNGGLHYKFTTTLASILIIDGGSYLIFDKYYTDAVGDAGWSYGIWSKAKQGMPTLAYLQQFKAVVWHTSDCYPQLSADDRSLLGSYLDGGGKLVISGQDIGWDLCATDGTQYNNATWYQTYLHATYSADNDGSYAINGVAGDPIGDGISASLQDVIGGYYPDRVSARTGAYAFLMYSSGNTAGVRYLGSHGVVYYAFAFEDISSRSIRATLMDRSLSYLLGGSKPTVTITAPEENTGFYDIVNVTWSASDTRTIVKFDIYLSPDDGQSWSYIGSTTGNSYTLDLTSYPVGTYRIRVVAIDDTGLDGTATVRVFKTLDDVGVESIISPINENAYYTGERTVSAKIKNYGPNTQDSFDVRCRIWEVLPGTEDTVFVDDFEIDKGWTHQNTGGNAVDQWARGTPSGTGAPTPHSGSNVWGTNLAGNYANAYSAALISPAMDLSGYDYVVMKYWQWVDMETGTYTVYDGWLIEITTDGSTWMQVDEPNVNPQPYYNGTISSSWGNPLGGKKAFSGRVQTWVEVTVNLTRWVGNSNVKVRFNFGADSMVNYLGWYLDDVQVIGKKNTVLTEIFNQTKPTGITMPQNAEVNLDWIYNFTETGRYKIMVNTELGADIATGNDAKVVYINIVPAGTILISHTPVTAANVGDPIDIYANVTAGAEPITDVKVFYQPVGSDTTIAIAMSLIAGNNTNGTWHGQIPAQSSPGPLYYYIQAWDSGNNTATLPENGSFPVTIQPVSEFSIGYILIPMLVTVFAVVTLRKRKI
- a CDS encoding carboxypeptidase regulatory-like domain-containing protein; the protein is MAEKTDAKLKLSDRVIMWCNEHGTTVLYLATIFFIGLLMRVYFATELITQHGPLYLYSGGSDSYYHSRVIEYIVANKHHLVLDTMLNYPTGAINPRAPLFDWMVAVLGTVLAPLFGGDAVLAAAYVLVYIAPIWGSLCIFPLYFLTKDIFGRKTALLSVFLLTFMEAQVERSIATFGNYLPFYMFMVLTILFFYVRTIKMVGSHRWVSSWQSREEIGKGLKAFFRNEKRALLYSVMTGVAFGATSMAWQGFTYMEAILLIYLFAQILLNHIRKVDSTGVYIVTMVAMGVGFLLAFPYYYGDQLIPIWFDVPVYLYIGAAVLGFIFVSSRDVPWIIVFPAVGVLLGVIALSVYLINPGYFEIIVSGQGYFVKTKVYSTVAEAQAPDFSRVVLAFGAATTFLGVLGLGYLLYKTYKSWRMDYIFFATFSTMSVYLASTAGKFTFLGSPMFSVLSAWFILLLINIANFSEMQKTFAGTIGGGLWNALKKSVKVTHVVVVLFIAFLVIFPNIWFAVDASIPYETKRKFDKQVYEAMPDFAKPTDYDKVNGSYKYFGAFGFSVPLPSSYWPDAYKWLSKQDINDTPDKRPAFVSWWDYGFEAVDVGHHPTVADNFQNGIPIAGNFLMAQNESQGISLMIAHLLYAWYYKDKTKCEEIFKAIEDAGVDIAPVKARLNDPKGTVKIVLDNPSVFGPRSADLNVHNAYYTWMSVYLLSNLNLRQLSELYNVVMDITGNRIYYFAVDSRLFPFSGTNTGIFYAPAKLSDQRMKGRGESVPYDYYNLKAISEYGGEYELDEIPAGVRIVNYKIEYKDMFYNSMLYRIYVGYSGKDIGMGDGIPSLTSGFENYQRMPGWNMTHFRVVYLTAYWNPYKDYQNHTDAWRAINYEEAYQKQLSGEGVVDLNSRSSIGQSVAMIKYFPGAFFNGTLKLPDGRIAKGLRITVQDEYGIPHMSTITGDDGKYNLILPFGNISILVTTGGELNKQSMTERIQVARMTLNISQDAAYRKNVDSDRDGVWDYIINRDIEVAPATIKGTVYWDNDNSGSYSSTSDTVIPNAKVYFVRNETNDTYTVTTDASGTYIINNITPGSYNVSAVVDTYKTITLTTEGKPNEQVTADIGIQPGKIDGNVSLGEKKMANVTVALKRENGTVTTTTSNETGEFEFEHLLPGNYTLYIDDPEYVSEKIEITLNQGERSTQALQIFEAAKVKGKLKIGNAPASYASVRFINLDNRKLSDTVVANANGEFNLSLPTGFMYSVYALMMKGNDRYTQFTSFILENDMEIVLNLQKAVKIYGEVKSKPTNEIMYGYTMQIDRGNEKLWFFTNYSGYYEIYLPPGTYELKNLAWITGVNWTYLEKRTIYADTEWNVAVVDGDAYNGRVYYDANENGVHDAGEEIANARVFLYDENKNSIYTKTGDDGMFRANIPKDRTYTMKVLADEFNPREFSPMKFAELPGEIALIPVNVSILGNIKFLNFVDENISVSLTGGMGNKTYHINTSQSTNFTLTVAPGNYNVRITYQTQEVNENDTRYVVEGNTEFNTNLNRKVNLTVKKEVKITANLSLIDGTTLNAVVKLTNRSNEMTVDTTADELKDGEFVPVGEWNVECIGERGELHYASITQIEVTKPAHFDFTLYPAHRVNVKVEHDGEGVSYIQLMATVDEITLQKTTDIGGNAEFTVPANKSVKFWVDYTGTETISSLNRTVHYEGNNTTVANADKTVIVEVTKEIHSRILSGNVVYEGQRMLSGYVEFVSDATAQKFRTEIINSSFSIELPADTYNVYAYAQDYAMDYVNCTKVLVKEDSETQLTLALVKGYRLNVHVTTETSAEKTLKITTPEWKYELATLDTEFSVILPGGEYKLRTSQFGYDNGMRVEYADEKTVTIYNTTTAVYLSPQKVVIRALEITWNEIEHAVMDQNDTRVFSLIVKNLGNVEDKVSLTGSPVDWRFNFSDNNFAIGYGSGNNTKRIEVYVTTPDDAKVNHPPVIITAISMLDSSVSTSTQIRIEVLEKRACALLEGTNYKFENGSLAFDIQVKNTGNTLDTFHLTIINANEIAALGWTPKIYVGEREVNKTSEIEPNATTTLTIRLTPGQGAMPIVTRASVKLYAISETKKGDTATAEYRIPVSNFTMSADEFSAAGERISMKPETVDYSPYIWATAIIIIVLLAILVYYRWGVVR